A single Kribbella aluminosa DNA region contains:
- a CDS encoding cupin domain-containing protein, producing the protein MGEKSRVTAADAVTVEDQSWGRLEWMVSAALGNSGTMTVGRCYIRPGEQNPRHYHPNCDEVLHVLQGTIEHTVDDDKVTMRPGDTISIPSGALHNARNLGADEAIFVICFSTPNRETIGE; encoded by the coding sequence ATGGGAGAGAAGAGCCGGGTGACGGCCGCCGACGCGGTGACGGTGGAGGACCAGTCGTGGGGACGCCTGGAGTGGATGGTCTCCGCCGCACTGGGTAACTCCGGCACGATGACGGTCGGCCGCTGCTACATCCGCCCGGGGGAGCAGAACCCGCGGCACTACCACCCGAACTGCGACGAGGTACTGCACGTCCTGCAGGGCACGATCGAGCACACCGTCGACGACGACAAGGTCACAATGCGCCCCGGCGACACGATCAGCATCCCCTCCGGCGCCCTCCACAACGCGCGGAACCTCGGCGCGGACGAGGCGATCTTCGTCATCTGCTTCTCCACCCCCAACCGCGAAACGATAGGGGAGTAG
- a CDS encoding LacI family DNA-binding transcriptional regulator produces the protein MAVTLAEVAAACNVSTSTVSRALTDPEKVNAETRARIERVARQLGYAPSRAGRSLVSGRTDTVGLVVPDIANPFFPPIIKSVQARARDKRYAVLIADTDEHVADELELARSLSRQVDGLILASPRTAPAELTRLAQQLPVVFVNREVDGAGSVVIDENEGMQEAVEHLVSLGHRRITYLAGPRRSWSNQQRRDALAKACADNDVELRELGPFEPQIQAGMRAADLLQSSEVAAAIAYDDLIALGVMSRLTERGMQVGREISIIGIDDSPLSTVSHPMLTSIHVPAAELGSAAVDLLLDQLRDGEPPTDPPTIKLETRLVIRGSTGIPPENLR, from the coding sequence TTGGCTGTCACGCTGGCGGAGGTGGCCGCGGCCTGCAACGTGTCGACGTCGACCGTGTCACGGGCGCTGACCGATCCGGAGAAGGTCAATGCCGAGACCCGGGCCCGGATCGAACGGGTCGCCCGGCAGCTCGGCTACGCACCGAGCCGGGCCGGCCGGTCACTGGTGTCCGGACGCACCGACACCGTCGGCCTGGTCGTCCCGGACATCGCGAACCCGTTCTTCCCGCCGATCATCAAGTCCGTCCAGGCACGGGCCCGCGACAAGCGGTACGCCGTACTGATCGCGGACACCGACGAGCACGTCGCGGACGAGCTGGAGCTCGCCCGCAGCCTCAGCCGCCAGGTCGACGGCCTCATCCTGGCCTCACCGCGCACCGCCCCGGCCGAGCTGACCCGGCTCGCGCAGCAACTCCCGGTCGTCTTCGTGAACCGCGAGGTCGACGGCGCCGGCAGCGTCGTCATCGACGAGAACGAGGGAATGCAAGAGGCCGTCGAGCACCTGGTCTCTCTCGGCCACCGCCGAATCACGTACCTGGCCGGCCCGCGCCGCTCCTGGTCCAACCAGCAACGCCGCGACGCCCTCGCCAAGGCCTGCGCCGACAACGACGTGGAGCTCCGCGAGCTGGGCCCCTTCGAACCCCAGATCCAGGCCGGCATGCGAGCCGCCGATCTCCTGCAGTCCTCCGAGGTAGCCGCCGCCATCGCGTACGACGACCTGATCGCCCTCGGCGTCATGTCCCGCCTCACCGAACGCGGAATGCAGGTCGGCCGCGAAATCAGCATCATAGGCATCGACGACAGCCCCCTCTCCACCGTCTCTCACCCCATGCTCACCTCAATCCACGTCCCCGCCGCCGAACTGGGCTCCGCCGCCGTAGACCTCCTCCTGGACCAACTCCGCGACGGC
- a CDS encoding sulfatase family protein produces the protein MSRPNIVFVMSDDHAAHAISAYGNGTRSTVNNTPHLDRLAQEGVRMDATYCTNSICSPSRASILTGTYSHVNGVASIWTEIDYRVPTIAEVLQDAGYQTALFGKWHLGEQPESAPRNFDAWRVFPGQGAYVDPLMIGPDGAETVPGYATDIVTDQSIDWIRQRDTERPFLLLVHHKAPHRPWVPDEKHKHLYPVGSIPEPSTLFDDHSTRSQAVRGVHMSVADDLAAEELNEKLPDELRGPENREARMRWKYQRYLRDYLQCVQSIDDNVGRLLDVLDEEGLSENTVVVYTSDQGFFLGDHGWFDKRLMFDESLQMPMLIRWPSVIPAGSTCDDMVTNVDFAATFLEMAGLDAASALPTSQGRSFLPLLRGEEVPDWPDAVYYRYWEHDDPIHHAPAHYGVRTKDYKLIHYYGAGLGVPGSSDRLFESEWELYDLQKDPAELTNVADDPAYAETRAALTTRLTELQAHYADLPYEGPSTPAPSWSWADNKALSQVATYLKNLPERGQA, from the coding sequence ATGTCCCGCCCGAACATCGTCTTCGTGATGTCCGACGACCATGCTGCGCACGCGATCTCGGCGTACGGTAACGGCACGAGGAGCACGGTCAACAACACGCCGCACCTGGATCGGCTGGCCCAGGAAGGCGTGCGGATGGACGCGACGTACTGCACGAACTCGATCTGCTCGCCGTCGCGGGCCTCGATCCTGACCGGTACCTACAGCCACGTGAACGGGGTCGCGTCGATCTGGACCGAGATCGACTACCGGGTGCCGACGATCGCGGAGGTGCTGCAGGACGCCGGGTACCAGACCGCGCTGTTCGGCAAGTGGCACCTGGGCGAGCAGCCCGAGTCCGCGCCGCGGAACTTCGACGCGTGGCGGGTGTTCCCCGGCCAGGGCGCCTACGTCGACCCGCTGATGATCGGGCCGGACGGCGCCGAGACGGTGCCCGGGTACGCGACGGACATCGTCACGGACCAGAGCATCGACTGGATCCGCCAGCGGGACACGGAGCGCCCGTTCCTGCTGCTGGTGCACCACAAGGCACCGCATCGTCCGTGGGTGCCGGACGAGAAGCACAAGCACCTCTACCCGGTCGGCTCGATCCCGGAGCCGAGCACGCTGTTCGACGACCACAGCACCCGCAGCCAGGCTGTCCGTGGCGTCCACATGTCCGTCGCCGACGACCTCGCGGCGGAGGAGCTCAACGAGAAGCTCCCGGACGAGCTGCGCGGCCCGGAGAACCGGGAGGCGCGGATGCGGTGGAAGTACCAGCGCTACCTGCGGGACTATCTGCAGTGCGTGCAGTCGATCGACGACAACGTCGGCCGGCTCCTCGACGTACTGGACGAGGAGGGCCTGTCGGAGAACACGGTCGTCGTCTACACGTCCGACCAGGGGTTCTTCCTCGGGGACCACGGGTGGTTCGACAAGCGGCTGATGTTCGACGAGTCCCTGCAGATGCCGATGCTGATCCGCTGGCCGTCGGTGATCCCGGCCGGCAGCACGTGCGACGACATGGTGACCAACGTGGACTTCGCGGCAACGTTCCTGGAGATGGCAGGGCTCGACGCTGCGTCAGCACTCCCCACGTCCCAGGGCCGGAGCTTCCTGCCGCTACTCCGCGGCGAGGAGGTCCCGGACTGGCCGGACGCCGTCTACTACCGGTACTGGGAGCATGACGACCCGATCCACCACGCCCCGGCCCACTACGGCGTACGGACGAAGGACTACAAGCTCATCCACTACTACGGCGCCGGTCTTGGCGTGCCGGGCTCGTCGGACCGCCTCTTCGAGTCCGAGTGGGAGTTGTACGACCTCCAGAAGGACCCAGCCGAACTGACCAACGTCGCCGACGACCCTGCGTACGCCGAGACCCGTGCAGCGCTCACCACCCGCCTGACGGAACTACAGGCGCACTACGCCGACCTCCCGTACGAGGGCCCGTCAACACCGGCGCCCTCCTGGTCCTGGGCCGACAACAAGGCGCTGAGCCAGGTAGCGACGTACCTCAAGAACCTGCCCGAGCGGGGCCAGGCGTGA
- a CDS encoding aminoglycoside phosphotransferase family protein translates to MRTVDVVETFEASAAEVARLLVRTAGADLTVIAKLATGDGLAAARREVQFFEQLAPGWPHPAPQYLGAHDTGDAVLLLTEDLGRTGYRVVGTEVSDEQLYGAIDVVAGVHAHFWNWTAPAEFEPSVTSSSQAWPPDAITRHAAAVRRAADEFFAATTGLERSERAVLDEVLTSWEPQFQARVAGRQQLTLIHGDFHFLGNIFFTAGNPRPKVIDWSELKPGLAPHDLAYSLSALPSRQHDAVELLRHYWKALDVPEYSWELCSWDFRFSVFSNLFQSVFQQSVRWYRASLTALDALDSRSTLSGQPGSGSVRPKPGSSDRTR, encoded by the coding sequence GTGCGCACTGTTGACGTTGTCGAGACCTTCGAAGCCTCCGCCGCGGAGGTCGCCCGCTTGCTGGTGCGTACTGCCGGTGCCGACCTCACGGTGATCGCCAAGCTGGCGACTGGGGACGGTCTCGCTGCCGCCCGCCGCGAGGTGCAGTTCTTCGAGCAGCTCGCACCCGGCTGGCCGCATCCGGCTCCGCAGTACCTCGGCGCTCACGACACCGGCGACGCAGTACTGCTCCTGACCGAGGATCTCGGCCGGACCGGTTACCGCGTGGTGGGCACCGAGGTGTCGGACGAGCAGCTGTACGGAGCGATCGACGTCGTCGCCGGCGTGCACGCACACTTCTGGAACTGGACTGCGCCGGCGGAGTTCGAGCCCTCGGTGACGAGCTCCTCGCAGGCCTGGCCGCCGGACGCGATCACCCGCCACGCCGCGGCGGTTCGCCGAGCGGCGGACGAGTTCTTCGCCGCGACGACCGGGCTGGAGCGGTCCGAGCGTGCGGTTCTCGACGAGGTGCTCACCAGCTGGGAGCCCCAGTTCCAGGCACGTGTCGCGGGCCGCCAGCAGCTCACGCTGATCCACGGCGACTTCCACTTCCTCGGCAACATCTTCTTCACCGCCGGGAACCCGCGACCCAAGGTGATCGACTGGTCGGAGCTGAAGCCCGGCCTCGCACCCCATGACCTCGCCTACTCGCTCAGCGCACTCCCGTCCCGGCAACACGACGCCGTGGAGCTGCTGCGGCACTACTGGAAGGCCCTGGACGTACCGGAGTACAGCTGGGAGCTCTGCAGCTGGGACTTCCGGTTCTCGGTGTTCAGCAACCTCTTCCAGTCCGTGTTCCAGCAGAGCGTGAGGTGGTACCGCGCTTCGCTGACCGCACTCGACGCGCTGGACAGTCGTTCCACCTTGAGCGGTCAGCCTGGTAGCGGCAGCGTCAGGCCGAAGCCGGGTTCCTCGGACAGGACTAGGTAG
- a CDS encoding Gfo/Idh/MocA family protein, with product MSVTYQFEYAERLRAAFIGAGGHSYRNVYPAFQYAPVDLVAVCDVQLDRAETYARQFGAAAAYDDHLEMLSVERPDAVFIVTSYTDGGDVQATVLAEDCLRAGAHVWMEKPTAAGIAQLDRLQAAADETGRTVMTGLKKIFTPAAEKVKAIMGTPEFGAASSISVRYPQALPAPGDRSDDVRMIGFLDHIFHPAAILTYLMGPVRRLSYEWEPRTGASVSSLLFESGAVGTLHLAAGSANGAPLERVEVIGEGANVVVENGVRITYYRAGADLGYGRASSFVTDDAVAPLRWEPEFSLGQLYNKNLFYLGYVPEIVHFCESVLAGKPVEKGTLADVREILKLYELYRRLPAGTSATIGS from the coding sequence ATGAGCGTGACCTATCAGTTCGAGTACGCCGAGCGGCTGCGCGCCGCGTTCATCGGCGCGGGCGGGCACTCGTACCGCAACGTGTATCCGGCGTTCCAGTACGCGCCGGTGGATCTCGTTGCCGTGTGTGACGTACAGCTGGACAGGGCGGAGACGTATGCGCGGCAGTTCGGGGCTGCGGCGGCGTACGACGACCATCTTGAGATGTTGTCGGTGGAGCGGCCGGATGCGGTCTTCATCGTCACGTCGTACACCGACGGTGGGGATGTGCAGGCGACGGTGCTGGCCGAGGACTGCCTCCGGGCCGGGGCGCATGTCTGGATGGAGAAGCCGACCGCGGCCGGGATCGCGCAGCTCGACCGTTTGCAGGCGGCGGCCGACGAGACAGGCCGGACGGTGATGACCGGCCTGAAGAAGATCTTCACGCCCGCGGCCGAGAAGGTGAAGGCGATCATGGGTACGCCGGAGTTCGGGGCGGCGTCCTCGATCTCGGTCCGGTACCCGCAGGCGCTGCCCGCGCCCGGCGATCGGTCGGACGACGTACGGATGATCGGGTTCCTGGACCACATCTTTCATCCAGCGGCGATCCTCACGTACCTGATGGGGCCGGTACGGCGGTTGAGCTACGAATGGGAGCCGCGGACCGGGGCGAGTGTGTCGAGCCTGCTGTTCGAGTCGGGGGCGGTCGGGACGCTGCATCTCGCGGCGGGCTCGGCGAACGGTGCGCCGCTGGAGCGGGTCGAGGTGATCGGCGAGGGCGCGAACGTGGTGGTCGAGAACGGCGTACGGATCACGTACTACCGGGCCGGGGCGGATCTCGGGTACGGGCGGGCTTCGTCGTTCGTGACCGACGACGCGGTGGCGCCGCTGCGCTGGGAGCCGGAGTTCTCGCTCGGCCAGCTCTACAACAAGAACCTGTTCTACCTCGGGTATGTGCCCGAGATCGTGCACTTCTGCGAGAGCGTGCTGGCCGGGAAGCCGGTCGAGAAGGGCACGCTGGCGGATGTCCGGGAGATCCTCAAGTTGTACGAGTTGTACCGCCGGCTGCCCGCCGGTACGTCCGCGACGATCGGGAGCTGA
- a CDS encoding oligopeptide/dipeptide ABC transporter ATP-binding protein, translated as MDAGGALGDVEGGPAEEVTQHPRHPYTQLLLESSPDPDREGERSRLPIVDNPNEPVDREQELAGCPFAARCPHAMPVCTEKPPPAATFANGHWSRCWLDQE; from the coding sequence GTGGACGCCGGTGGCGCGCTCGGAGACGTCGAGGGCGGTCCGGCGGAGGAGGTCACGCAGCACCCGCGGCACCCGTACACGCAGCTGCTGCTCGAGTCGTCGCCGGACCCCGACCGCGAGGGTGAGCGCAGTAGATTGCCGATTGTCGACAATCCGAACGAGCCGGTCGACCGCGAGCAGGAACTCGCCGGCTGCCCGTTCGCGGCCCGCTGTCCCCACGCGATGCCGGTCTGTACCGAGAAACCCCCGCCGGCCGCCACGTTCGCCAACGGTCACTGGTCCCGCTGCTGGTTAGACCAGGAGTAG
- a CDS encoding DUF4037 domain-containing protein, which translates to MAFVTAQELSAGFYSEVVAPVLGSAGHAAGLLGWGSDVLGYDTARSMDHDWGPRLVVLVDEPEVVRKQIEAVLPDEYRGFPVRFGSSVHAVEHRVTVASLSDWLNGHLGFDASQGVGVDDWLVTPQQQLLGVVKGQVYADDGRLAPVRAALAWYPDEIWRWLMACQWTRIAQEEPFVQRTHEVGDELGSQVVAARLAREVLRLALLQSREYAPYTKWLGTAFARLGHPDGLDQALADTVAAGNFADRERALVTAYQLVARRHNALGITPALDPAPRPFFDRPALVLDAARFAEACHATVSDPQLKRVGPIGSIDQFVDSTDVLSNPSAYRRLVEVFQ; encoded by the coding sequence ATGGCTTTCGTCACCGCGCAGGAGCTGTCGGCCGGGTTCTACAGCGAGGTGGTCGCACCTGTGCTCGGCAGCGCCGGTCACGCGGCCGGTCTGTTGGGCTGGGGCTCCGATGTGCTCGGCTACGACACCGCACGCTCGATGGACCACGACTGGGGTCCGCGGTTGGTCGTGCTGGTCGACGAGCCTGAGGTTGTCCGCAAGCAGATCGAGGCGGTGCTTCCGGACGAGTACCGCGGCTTCCCGGTCCGGTTCGGCTCGTCTGTTCATGCCGTGGAGCACCGTGTGACCGTGGCGTCGCTGAGTGACTGGCTGAATGGGCATCTGGGCTTCGACGCGTCGCAGGGCGTCGGTGTGGACGACTGGCTGGTCACACCGCAGCAGCAGCTCCTCGGTGTGGTCAAGGGACAGGTGTACGCCGACGACGGGCGACTCGCACCGGTGCGTGCGGCTCTGGCCTGGTACCCGGACGAGATCTGGCGGTGGCTGATGGCCTGCCAGTGGACCCGGATCGCGCAGGAGGAGCCGTTCGTGCAGCGGACCCACGAGGTCGGCGACGAGCTAGGGTCCCAGGTGGTCGCGGCGCGGCTCGCCCGCGAGGTGCTGCGGCTGGCGCTGCTGCAGTCCCGCGAGTACGCGCCGTACACGAAATGGCTGGGTACGGCGTTCGCCCGGCTGGGGCATCCGGACGGGCTGGACCAGGCGCTCGCGGATACGGTTGCCGCGGGCAACTTCGCGGACCGGGAGCGGGCGCTGGTGACGGCGTACCAGCTGGTCGCCCGGCGGCACAACGCGCTCGGGATCACGCCCGCGCTCGACCCGGCGCCGCGGCCGTTCTTCGACCGTCCGGCGCTGGTCCTGGACGCCGCGCGGTTCGCCGAGGCCTGTCATGCGACGGTGTCGGATCCGCAGCTGAAGCGCGTCGGGCCGATCGGGTCGATCGACCAGTTCGTGGACAGCACCGACGTACTGAGCAATCCGTCCGCCTACCGCCGGCTCGTGGAGGTCTTCCAGTGA
- a CDS encoding Gfo/Idh/MocA family protein codes for MSIDVIVVGLGFGADFAPIYQAHPDVGRVAVVDADPDRTAAVADRLGIADRFASLEEALAADGWDAVHLLTPVRFHAEQVQQVLRSGRHCASAVPMATTLDDLDALIAAQDESGRNYMMMETAVYSREFFHAKRLLDDGRLGRLSYFKGDHLQNLDGFPEYWRGYPPMHYVTHALSPALALADTRAESVRCLGSSRLTPEHVGVAGDGFGTEAGLFKLAGDEALVANVTMSFFQLGRSYLEGFSVYGDQGALEWPQLEGGPMKEFRMAPLTEARRGREVTAVDVEPSGAPELLPAAIRRFTSGGHGGSHPYLVHEFVSSIVEDRAPRVDARTAATWTAPGICAHQSALQGGAEVQVPDYGTR; via the coding sequence ATGAGCATTGACGTGATTGTGGTCGGGCTGGGGTTCGGGGCCGACTTTGCGCCGATCTACCAGGCGCATCCGGACGTCGGCAGGGTCGCGGTGGTCGATGCGGATCCGGACCGGACAGCGGCGGTCGCGGACCGGCTCGGAATCGCGGACCGGTTCGCATCGCTCGAGGAGGCGTTGGCCGCGGACGGGTGGGACGCCGTACACCTGCTGACGCCCGTGCGGTTCCACGCCGAGCAGGTCCAGCAGGTACTGCGGTCCGGCCGGCACTGCGCGTCCGCGGTGCCGATGGCGACGACTCTCGACGACCTGGACGCGTTGATCGCGGCACAGGACGAGTCCGGGCGCAACTACATGATGATGGAGACCGCGGTGTACTCCCGCGAGTTCTTCCACGCCAAGCGGCTCCTCGACGACGGCCGGCTGGGTCGGCTCAGCTACTTCAAGGGCGACCATCTGCAGAACCTCGACGGGTTCCCGGAGTACTGGCGTGGTTACCCGCCGATGCACTACGTCACCCATGCGCTCTCCCCCGCGCTCGCGCTGGCGGATACCCGGGCGGAGTCGGTGCGGTGCCTGGGGTCGAGTCGGCTCACGCCGGAGCACGTCGGGGTCGCGGGTGACGGGTTCGGGACGGAGGCGGGGTTGTTCAAGCTGGCCGGGGACGAGGCGTTGGTGGCCAACGTGACGATGTCGTTCTTCCAGCTCGGGCGGAGCTATCTCGAGGGGTTCTCGGTGTACGGCGACCAAGGTGCACTGGAGTGGCCGCAGCTGGAGGGCGGGCCGATGAAGGAGTTCCGGATGGCGCCGCTGACCGAGGCCCGGCGGGGCCGCGAGGTGACCGCCGTCGACGTGGAGCCGTCCGGCGCGCCCGAGTTGCTGCCGGCCGCCATCAGACGGTTCACCAGCGGCGGGCACGGCGGGTCGCATCCATATCTGGTGCACGAGTTCGTGTCCAGCATCGTCGAGGACCGTGCGCCAAGGGTGGATGCCCGGACGGCGGCGACGTGGACCGCACCCGGGATCTGTGCCCACCAGTCCGCGCTGCAGGGTGGTGCCGAGGTCCAGGTACCCGACTACGGCACACGCTGA
- a CDS encoding HAD family hydrolase: MISHVVWDWNGTLLNDNHAVLAAVNEVCTGFGRPELTWSEWQAAYARPMRVSYEQVLQRTLDEEEWAQVDKLYHDRYDALLHTCELATGAHDVLRTCATNGRTQSLLSMWFHSRLTPTVEQYGLTQYFTRVDGLPGEVGGGSKADSLVRHLQDQQLDPAGVVLIGDVVDDAHAAQAAGTQCVLVTTGAMTRQALLTTGAPVSGSITEALQLLDT; encoded by the coding sequence GTGATTTCGCATGTGGTGTGGGACTGGAACGGCACGCTCCTCAACGACAACCACGCCGTACTGGCCGCGGTGAACGAGGTCTGCACCGGGTTCGGGCGGCCCGAGCTGACGTGGAGCGAGTGGCAGGCCGCGTACGCGCGGCCGATGCGGGTCTCGTACGAGCAGGTCCTGCAGCGCACGCTCGACGAGGAGGAGTGGGCGCAGGTCGACAAGCTCTACCACGACCGGTACGACGCGCTCCTGCACACGTGTGAGCTCGCCACCGGTGCCCACGACGTACTGCGGACTTGTGCCACCAACGGGCGGACCCAGTCGTTGCTGTCGATGTGGTTCCACTCGCGGCTCACGCCGACCGTGGAGCAGTACGGTCTCACGCAGTACTTCACCCGAGTCGACGGGCTGCCTGGTGAGGTAGGCGGCGGCTCGAAGGCGGACAGCCTGGTCCGGCACCTCCAGGATCAGCAACTGGACCCGGCAGGCGTCGTACTGATCGGGGACGTCGTTGACGACGCCCACGCGGCACAGGCGGCTGGTACGCAGTGTGTCCTCGTCACCACCGGCGCCATGACCCGACAGGCGTTGCTGACCACGGGCGCACCGGTCAGTGGGTCCATCACGGAGGCCCTGCAACTGCTGGACACCTGA
- a CDS encoding aminotransferase-like domain-containing protein produces the protein MIQDGNGLRFSADELARRLVGTGARSGPLYRQLSDSLAELIERGELPPGSALPPERALSEALTVSRTTVVAAYQALREKGQLERRQGSGTRVAPDRNRETVSGLAGDHAASQFLSGPLATIDFATAALPSLDLVADVAAGLTRDDYLRLTSTHHGYHLRGLPALRERIARWYSDAGTATAPEDILITSGAQQALELVARGCLQPGDGVIVEQPTYRGALEAFARTGSRLRTVRIDERGLDVAALERLLTNESPRLVYVQAAAHNPTGVVLADDRRQRLAKLLDQHEVVLVDDTSLAGTAFDGRTTPAALGTHERLITIGSMSKLFWGGLRLGWIRAVPQVVSRFARVRGITDLGSSLVAQEVALRLLDHRATAETERRTALPVGLRTLTELLGRHLPDWSWQDPQAGASLWVRLPHGDATHFAQIALRYGVALLPGAVFSADGSTDHHTRLPYALPPATLTQGVTRLAQAWTDYLNRTTVDVTLTSAVT, from the coding sequence GTGATCCAGGACGGTAATGGCCTCAGATTCTCCGCCGACGAGCTCGCGCGCAGGCTGGTCGGGACCGGCGCCCGGTCCGGGCCGCTGTACCGGCAGCTGAGCGACAGCCTGGCCGAGCTGATCGAGCGCGGCGAGCTGCCGCCGGGGTCCGCGCTGCCGCCCGAGCGGGCGCTGTCTGAGGCGCTGACGGTCAGCCGTACGACGGTGGTCGCGGCGTACCAGGCACTCCGGGAGAAGGGGCAGCTCGAACGGCGGCAGGGCAGCGGGACGCGGGTCGCGCCCGACCGCAACCGGGAGACCGTGTCGGGGCTCGCCGGCGACCACGCGGCAAGCCAGTTCCTGAGCGGGCCGTTGGCAACGATCGACTTCGCCACCGCGGCGCTGCCGAGCCTTGACCTGGTCGCCGACGTCGCCGCGGGCCTCACCCGGGACGACTACCTGCGGCTGACCAGTACGCATCACGGCTACCACCTGCGCGGCCTGCCCGCACTGCGCGAGCGGATCGCCCGCTGGTACAGCGACGCCGGTACGGCGACCGCGCCCGAGGACATCCTGATCACGTCCGGTGCCCAGCAGGCGCTCGAACTCGTGGCGCGCGGGTGCCTGCAGCCGGGCGACGGCGTGATCGTCGAGCAACCGACGTACCGCGGGGCGCTGGAGGCATTCGCGCGGACCGGGAGCCGGCTGCGTACCGTCCGCATCGACGAGCGAGGGCTGGACGTGGCGGCCCTCGAGCGACTGCTGACGAACGAGTCGCCGCGGCTCGTCTACGTGCAGGCCGCCGCGCACAACCCCACTGGTGTCGTGCTCGCCGATGATCGGCGGCAGCGGCTTGCCAAGCTCCTCGACCAGCACGAGGTGGTGCTCGTCGACGACACGTCGCTGGCCGGTACGGCGTTCGACGGCCGGACGACGCCGGCTGCCTTGGGGACGCACGAGCGGCTGATCACGATCGGCTCGATGAGCAAGCTGTTCTGGGGCGGGCTCCGGCTCGGGTGGATCCGCGCCGTACCGCAGGTGGTCTCGCGGTTCGCGCGCGTCCGCGGGATCACCGACCTCGGCAGCTCGCTGGTCGCGCAGGAGGTCGCGCTCCGGCTGCTGGACCACCGCGCCACCGCCGAGACCGAACGCCGTACTGCCCTTCCCGTCGGCCTGCGTACGTTGACCGAGCTGCTCGGCCGGCACCTCCCCGACTGGAGCTGGCAGGACCCGCAGGCGGGCGCGTCGCTGTGGGTCCGCCTCCCACACGGCGACGCCACCCACTTCGCCCAGATCGCACTCCGGTACGGCGTCGCGCTGCTCCCCGGCGCGGTCTTCTCCGCCGACGGCAGCACCGACCACCACACCCGCCTGCCCTACGCGTTGCCCCCGGCAACATTGACCCAGGGCGTCACCCGCCTGGCCCAAGCCTGGACCGACTACCTCAACCGCACCACCGTCGACGTAACCCTCACCTCAGCAGTCACCTAG
- a CDS encoding enolase C-terminal domain-like protein — MTLPKHTISSVTTVQLGYEYLRTIGRNSFLGSHGSGGSFTAYVVETDRGATGWGLPLSDGDPGPLIGRPLAELIDPDRGVIDPAAEFLDYPLHDLAARILEVPVYAMLGGAGSPRVRCYSGGIYFDDLDGGLDAIRANLAQDHAFGFRDFKLKIGRGHRWMEPRAGLQRDIEVTRLTRELYPDAAILVDGNDGFTLNGLFEYVDAVAECDLYWIEEPFPERRPDLRALREHLHGGPTRIADGEYDPNVQHILDLAAEGLVDVALMDVIGHGLTAWRRTMPLLKSEASPHAWGLPLKTLYAAHLSAGLANTPIIEGVPGPNAYTLEDGYLVLSEEPGFGLTLPLPG, encoded by the coding sequence GTGACACTGCCGAAACACACGATCAGCTCGGTGACGACCGTGCAGCTCGGGTACGAGTACCTGCGGACCATCGGCCGGAACTCGTTCCTCGGCAGCCACGGGAGCGGCGGCAGCTTCACGGCGTACGTCGTGGAGACGGACCGCGGCGCGACCGGCTGGGGGCTGCCGCTGTCGGACGGGGACCCCGGGCCGTTGATCGGACGGCCGCTGGCGGAGCTGATCGATCCGGACCGCGGGGTGATCGACCCGGCGGCGGAGTTCCTCGACTACCCGCTGCACGACCTGGCGGCGCGGATCCTCGAGGTGCCGGTGTACGCGATGCTCGGCGGCGCCGGGTCGCCGCGGGTGCGGTGCTACAGCGGCGGCATCTACTTCGACGACCTGGACGGCGGGCTCGATGCGATCCGCGCGAACCTCGCCCAGGACCACGCGTTCGGGTTCCGCGACTTCAAGCTGAAGATCGGCCGCGGCCACCGCTGGATGGAGCCGCGGGCCGGCCTGCAGCGGGACATCGAGGTCACCCGGCTGACCCGCGAGCTGTACCCCGACGCCGCGATCCTGGTCGACGGCAACGACGGCTTCACGCTGAACGGCCTCTTCGAGTACGTCGACGCCGTCGCGGAGTGCGACCTGTACTGGATCGAGGAGCCGTTCCCCGAACGCCGCCCCGACCTGCGGGCCCTGCGCGAACACCTGCACGGCGGACCGACTCGCATCGCCGACGGCGAGTACGACCCGAACGTCCAGCACATCCTCGACCTGGCCGCCGAGGGCCTGGTGGACGTGGCCCTCATGGACGTCATCGGCCACGGCCTCACCGCCTGGCGCCGCACCATGCCCCTTCTGAAGTCCGAAGCCTCACCCCACGCCTGGGGCCTCCCGCTCAAGACCCTCTACGCCGCCCACCTCTCGGCCGGGCTCGCCAACACTCCCATTATCGAGGGCGTCCCCGGCCCGAACGCCTACACCCTCGAAGACGGCTACCTAGTCCTGTCCGAGGAACCCGGCTTCGGCCTGACGCTGCCGCTACCAGGCTGA